Proteins found in one Bacillus sp. BGMRC 2118 genomic segment:
- a CDS encoding phenylalanine--tRNA ligase subunit beta — protein sequence MFVSYKWLSEYVDLTGVSATELAELITKSGIEVEGVEVLNEGISGVVVGHVLEREQHPNADKLNKCLVDLGEGEPVQIICGAPNVDKGQKVAVATVGAVLPGNFKIKRAKLRGEESNGMICSLQELGIEGKLVPKEYSEGIYVFPSDAKVGADALEQLHLDDQILELSLTPNRSDCLSMIGVAYEVAAILDRQVKFPTIEVDASSEKASDYISVNVTASEDNPLYVAKIVKDVKVGPSPYWLQSRLMSAGIRPISNVVDITNYILLEYGQPLHAFDYNRLGSKEILVRRATSGEKIVTLDDNERTLTEEHLVITNGTEPVALAGVMGGASSEVQADTTTVLIESAYFTGSTIRKSSKDHGLRSEASTRFEKGIDPKRTHEAAERAAQLMAMYADGTVLEGTVEFNELNVQLAEVRITLERITKVIGMEITSETVEDILRRLQFSYTLDNNEFIITIPSRRGDITIEEDIVEEVARLYGYDNLPVTLPAGEQTPGHLTEIQQLRRQVRRYLEGAGLYQAVTYSLTSKEKVHHFLNKNDQVSPIELLMPMSEDRSVLRLSLVPHLVDVIKHNAARQVDQLGYYELGSIFIPTSEDELPNEIEKIAGIATGLWTSHLWQGEKKAVDFYLLKGILDGLFDTIGLAGVEYNAGEQQDLHPGRTAHISVKGEYIGYIGQIHPRTQKEMDIQETYVFELSFDKIAALIGEKVTYAPVPRYPSISRDIALVVGKEVSAGEIQHVIVEAGGALLKDVHVFDLYEGDKMEEGKKSLAFSLRYFDPERTLTDADVTTAHNKVLKAVEEKTGAVLRG from the coding sequence ATGTTTGTATCTTATAAATGGTTAAGTGAATATGTAGATTTAACAGGGGTGTCTGCAACAGAACTGGCAGAGCTTATTACGAAAAGCGGTATTGAAGTTGAAGGTGTTGAAGTATTAAACGAAGGAATCAGTGGAGTTGTTGTAGGGCACGTTTTAGAACGTGAACAACACCCGAATGCGGACAAATTAAACAAATGTCTAGTTGACTTAGGTGAAGGTGAGCCGGTTCAAATTATATGTGGTGCGCCAAACGTAGATAAAGGTCAAAAAGTTGCGGTTGCGACGGTGGGGGCTGTCCTGCCTGGCAATTTTAAAATTAAGCGTGCAAAGCTTAGAGGAGAAGAATCGAACGGTATGATTTGTTCTCTTCAGGAGCTTGGTATTGAAGGAAAGCTAGTTCCAAAAGAATATTCTGAAGGAATCTATGTGTTCCCATCAGATGCAAAAGTTGGTGCTGATGCACTTGAACAATTACATCTTGATGATCAAATTTTAGAGTTAAGTTTAACTCCAAATCGTTCTGATTGCCTAAGCATGATTGGTGTAGCATATGAAGTTGCAGCCATACTTGACCGTCAAGTTAAGTTTCCAACGATTGAAGTGGACGCATCTTCAGAGAAAGCATCAGACTACATTTCAGTTAACGTTACGGCGTCAGAAGATAATCCGTTATACGTAGCAAAGATTGTAAAAGATGTGAAAGTTGGCCCTTCTCCTTACTGGCTACAAAGCCGTTTAATGTCAGCAGGCATTAGACCCATTTCGAACGTAGTAGATATTACAAACTACATTTTATTAGAATACGGTCAACCGCTACACGCATTTGATTACAATCGATTAGGTTCAAAAGAAATACTTGTAAGACGTGCTACATCGGGTGAAAAAATTGTAACGCTTGATGATAACGAAAGAACCTTAACAGAAGAACATTTAGTCATTACAAACGGTACTGAGCCAGTTGCTCTTGCTGGTGTAATGGGAGGAGCGTCTTCTGAAGTGCAAGCTGATACAACGACAGTTCTAATTGAATCAGCTTACTTTACAGGAAGTACGATTAGAAAATCTTCAAAAGACCACGGCTTACGTAGTGAAGCAAGCACGCGTTTTGAAAAAGGAATTGATCCAAAGCGTACACATGAGGCTGCTGAACGTGCTGCACAATTAATGGCCATGTATGCGGATGGAACTGTTTTAGAAGGAACAGTGGAATTCAACGAACTAAATGTTCAACTTGCAGAAGTTAGAATTACACTAGAACGTATAACTAAAGTAATCGGAATGGAGATTACGTCTGAAACTGTAGAGGACATTCTTCGTCGCCTGCAATTTTCATATACATTAGATAATAATGAATTTATTATTACAATTCCTTCTAGACGTGGAGATATTACGATTGAAGAAGATATTGTAGAAGAAGTAGCAAGACTATATGGTTATGATAACCTGCCAGTAACATTGCCAGCTGGTGAGCAGACTCCTGGTCATCTAACAGAAATTCAACAGCTGCGCAGACAAGTTCGTCGTTACTTAGAAGGAGCAGGTCTTTATCAAGCTGTTACGTATTCTTTGACATCAAAAGAAAAAGTTCATCATTTCTTAAATAAAAATGATCAAGTATCTCCGATTGAGTTATTGATGCCAATGAGTGAAGATCGCAGTGTTCTTCGTTTGAGCTTGGTTCCTCATCTAGTTGATGTAATTAAACATAATGCAGCACGTCAAGTCGATCAACTGGGGTATTATGAGCTTGGTTCAATTTTTATTCCAACTTCAGAAGATGAATTACCTAATGAGATTGAAAAGATTGCCGGAATCGCAACAGGATTATGGACCTCACACTTATGGCAAGGTGAAAAGAAAGCTGTTGATTTCTACCTCTTAAAAGGAATTTTAGATGGATTATTTGATACGATTGGTTTAGCTGGTGTGGAGTACAACGCAGGAGAACAGCAAGATCTTCATCCTGGTAGAACAGCCCATATATCAGTGAAAGGTGAATACATTGGATATATTGGACAAATTCATCCACGTACTCAAAAGGAAATGGATATTCAAGAAACGTATGTGTTTGAGCTTTCATTTGATAAGATTGCTGCATTAATTGGAGAGAAAGTAACGTATGCACCTGTACCACGTTATCCTTCAATTAGCCGTGATATTGCATTAGTTGTGGGTAAAGAAGTATCCGCTGGAGAAATCCAACATGTAATTGTTGAAGCTGGTGGTGCTCTGTTGAAGGATGTTCATGTGTTCGACCTTTATGAAGGTGATAAAATGGAGGAAGGAAAGAAATCACTGGCCTTCTCATTACGTTACTTTGATCCAGAACGTACGCTAACTGATGCAGATGTTACGACTGCACATAACAAAGTCTTAAAGGCTGTTGAAGAAAAGACAGGAGCCGTTTTAAGAGGATAA
- a CDS encoding sigma-w pathway protein ysdB yields MVLLLRLLILIGIVVLLYVGFKYVINPKRKLELAQEHHQYHFLDDSRNVHKNFLLTYKGALFEGEKYLGTTSHSFEVVTISLSVKNSSKLQGFTKEDFIHIEQKINAAYPHAKINWKSPMKELLKQ; encoded by the coding sequence ATCGTCTTACTACTACGATTACTAATTTTAATCGGCATTGTCGTCTTACTTTATGTTGGATTTAAATATGTCATTAATCCAAAGCGAAAACTTGAGCTGGCTCAAGAGCATCACCAATATCATTTTTTAGATGATTCTCGAAATGTTCATAAAAACTTTTTACTGACGTATAAAGGAGCACTATTTGAAGGAGAGAAATACTTAGGAACAACCAGCCACTCCTTTGAAGTTGTCACAATCAGCTTATCAGTTAAAAATTCTTCCAAACTTCAAGGCTTCACAAAAGAAGACTTTATTCACATTGAACAGAAAATTAATGCTGCCTATCCACATGCAAAAATTAATTGGAAGAGTCCAATGAAAGAACTGTTGAAGCAGTAA
- the sspI gene encoding small acid-soluble spore protein SspI — MNLNLRNAIITNVSGNSQQELQDTIVDAIQSGEEKMLPGLGVLFEVIWQNSNNDDRTEMLSTLEQALKK; from the coding sequence GTGAACTTAAACTTACGAAATGCAATTATTACAAATGTATCTGGAAACAGCCAACAAGAATTACAGGATACGATTGTGGATGCGATTCAAAGTGGAGAAGAAAAGATGCTTCCTGGCCTTGGTGTTTTATTCGAAGTCATCTGGCAAAATTCGAACAATGATGACCGAACAGAAATGCTTTCTACATTAGAACAAGCATTGAAAAAATAG
- a CDS encoding ribonuclease HIII, which produces MMSTTVIKVASDKMNQIKEYYKSYLLDKVPPGGVFAAKHPSCMITAYKSGKVMFQGNGATLESSRWGGETTASKGKSSSPKTRTDKYAVPSNISSLAIIGSDEVGTGDYFGPITVVAAFVEPSQIPLLKELGVKDSKDLKDPQIIKIAKDIIHVIPHSILVLHNEKYNTLQERGMTQGKMKALLHNKAIYHVLQKIAPTRPDGVLIDQFAEPDVYFRHIQKEEQIVKENVYFSTKAEGVHLAVAAASIIARYAFVTEFDKLSKMAGVPLQKGAGAGVDKIAAQLISKNGIGSLRQLAKLHFANTEKAKRMV; this is translated from the coding sequence CTGATGTCTACAACTGTTATCAAGGTTGCAAGCGACAAAATGAACCAAATAAAGGAATATTATAAATCCTATCTATTAGATAAAGTCCCTCCCGGTGGAGTATTTGCAGCAAAGCATCCTTCTTGTATGATCACAGCTTATAAATCGGGAAAGGTAATGTTTCAAGGGAATGGAGCAACTCTTGAATCTAGCAGATGGGGAGGAGAAACTACCGCATCAAAAGGAAAATCATCATCCCCAAAAACCAGAACAGACAAGTATGCCGTTCCTTCAAATATATCTTCTCTAGCTATTATCGGATCTGACGAAGTAGGGACAGGTGATTATTTCGGTCCAATTACTGTCGTGGCTGCCTTTGTAGAACCGTCCCAAATACCTCTGCTTAAGGAGCTCGGTGTAAAAGATTCTAAGGACTTAAAAGACCCGCAGATTATTAAAATTGCAAAGGACATTATTCACGTCATACCCCACTCCATTCTTGTACTTCACAACGAGAAATATAATACCTTACAGGAACGAGGGATGACACAAGGTAAAATGAAGGCACTGTTACATAATAAAGCCATTTACCACGTACTACAGAAAATTGCACCTACAAGACCTGATGGTGTTCTCATCGATCAATTCGCCGAACCTGACGTATATTTTCGCCATATCCAAAAGGAAGAACAAATTGTGAAAGAAAATGTATACTTTAGCACAAAGGCGGAAGGAGTTCATTTAGCAGTTGCTGCTGCCTCTATTATTGCGAGATATGCTTTCGTTACAGAATTTGATAAACTGTCAAAAATGGCAGGAGTTCCTTTGCAGAAGGGCGCTGGTGCTGGTGTAGATAAGATTGCTGCACAACTAATTTCTAAAAATGGGATAGGCAGTTTACGGCAACTTGCAAAATTACACTTCGCTAATACGGAAAAGGCGAAAAGAATGGTGTAA
- a CDS encoding RNA methyltransferase — protein MKRIESKQNQSVKQWKKLHTKKEREKLGEYIIEGEHLVEEALKYKSSIKHMIVSESFQIPSKWNLDGVSIYITTDEIIKDLGNTETPQGVIGICIQPKHQLDLNKVQSVLLIDAVQDPGNLGTLIRTADAAGIEGVILGEGTVDVFNSKVLRASQGSIFHLPIVRGDIGQCLEELQNNGITVFGTALEGAKPFSLVPPPKSFALLVGNEGKGVQKEWLSKTNQNLYIPIHGKAESLNVTVAAGILLYYLRG, from the coding sequence ATGAAGAGAATTGAATCGAAACAAAACCAATCAGTGAAGCAGTGGAAAAAACTGCATACGAAAAAGGAACGTGAAAAGTTAGGAGAATATATAATTGAAGGTGAGCATCTTGTTGAAGAGGCACTAAAGTACAAGTCGTCTATAAAACATATGATCGTAAGTGAATCATTTCAAATACCTAGTAAGTGGAACCTTGATGGTGTCTCTATTTATATAACAACCGATGAAATAATAAAGGACCTTGGAAATACGGAAACTCCACAAGGTGTGATCGGAATTTGTATTCAGCCAAAGCACCAACTTGATTTGAACAAAGTTCAGTCTGTTTTATTAATTGATGCAGTACAAGATCCTGGAAATTTAGGGACACTCATCCGTACAGCAGATGCTGCGGGTATAGAGGGTGTCATTTTAGGTGAGGGTACGGTAGATGTATTTAACAGCAAAGTTCTTCGAGCTTCACAAGGCTCAATCTTTCATTTACCGATTGTTCGTGGAGATATTGGACAATGTTTGGAGGAGTTGCAGAATAACGGTATAACTGTTTTTGGAACAGCACTAGAAGGTGCGAAGCCTTTCTCTTTGGTGCCTCCTCCTAAATCCTTTGCCCTATTAGTAGGAAATGAAGGAAAAGGTGTTCAAAAAGAATGGCTATCCAAGACAAATCAAAACCTGTATATTCCTATTCACGGGAAAGCGGAATCTTTAAATGTGACAGTGGCAGCTGGCATTTTGTTGTATTATTTAAGAGGATAA
- a CDS encoding TIGR02206 family membrane protein: MEGFFSLEGNPFTAFSISHIAVLLLFGFLTLLLFTYREWLRQNNRKRVIRFILVSLLIGSELSLEVWYAYTNVWDPYDTLPFQLCSISLILCIFMLTMNSYKVFEITFFFGIAGAMQAMITPELFYDFPHYRYFHFFIAHIAILLSCFYMVWVEKFYPSFYSIWKAIIALNLLAIPIFFINKWTGGNYMFLARKPSNPSLLDFLGPYPYYILSLEAVAVFLFTFLYLPFWYIKKQEQIRESA, from the coding sequence TTGGAAGGTTTCTTTTCGTTAGAAGGTAATCCATTTACTGCATTTTCGATTTCACATATAGCCGTGCTTTTATTGTTTGGCTTTCTTACATTATTGCTTTTTACATATCGAGAATGGTTACGGCAAAATAACAGAAAAAGGGTGATTCGTTTTATCCTAGTTAGTTTGTTAATTGGTAGTGAGCTTTCGTTAGAAGTTTGGTATGCCTATACAAATGTATGGGATCCATACGATACGTTACCTTTCCAACTTTGTTCAATTTCTCTTATTCTTTGTATATTCATGTTAACGATGAACAGTTATAAAGTATTTGAGATTACCTTTTTTTTCGGAATCGCAGGTGCGATGCAGGCAATGATCACACCCGAGCTATTTTACGATTTTCCCCACTATCGATACTTTCATTTCTTTATCGCTCATATTGCCATTCTTCTTTCTTGCTTTTATATGGTATGGGTGGAGAAGTTCTATCCGAGTTTTTATTCGATTTGGAAGGCAATTATAGCGTTGAATTTACTTGCCATCCCAATCTTTTTCATCAATAAATGGACCGGTGGCAACTATATGTTCTTAGCAAGAAAACCATCCAATCCAAGTTTATTAGATTTTCTCGGACCTTATCCTTATTACATACTATCGTTAGAGGCAGTAGCTGTTTTCTTGTTTACTTTTTTGTATTTACCATTTTGGTATATAAAGAAACAAGAACAAATAAGAGAGAGTGCCTAA
- a CDS encoding M42 family metallopeptidase codes for MTKQLDETLTMLKDLTDAKGIPGNEKEPRDVMKRYIEAYADETTTDGLGSLIAKKVGDENGPKIMVAGHLDEVGFMITQIDDKGFLRFETVGGWWSQVMLAQRVTIVTRKGDLTGIIGSKPPHILPLEARKKPVEIKDMFIDIGASSREEAMEFGVRPGDQVVPYFEFTVMNNEKLLLAKAWDNRIGCAIAIDVLKQLKGEKHPNIVYGVGTVQEEVGLRGAKTASQLIQPDIGFGVDVGIAGDTPGITPKESASKMGDGPQIVLYDASMVSHKGLRDFVTDTADELGIPYQFESLAGGGTDSGAIHMTANGVPSLSITIATRYIHSHAAMLHRDDYENTVKLIVEVIKRLDAEKVREITFE; via the coding sequence ATGACAAAACAATTAGATGAGACATTAACGATGCTTAAAGATTTAACTGATGCTAAAGGTATACCAGGTAATGAAAAGGAACCTCGTGATGTAATGAAGCGTTATATTGAAGCTTATGCAGATGAGACGACAACAGATGGCCTGGGAAGTTTAATTGCGAAAAAGGTTGGCGATGAGAACGGTCCAAAAATTATGGTTGCCGGACATTTAGATGAAGTAGGGTTCATGATCACTCAAATTGATGATAAAGGATTTTTACGATTTGAAACAGTTGGCGGATGGTGGTCACAAGTTATGCTGGCACAGCGAGTGACCATTGTGACACGAAAAGGTGATTTAACAGGTATTATTGGTTCAAAGCCACCACACATCTTACCACTTGAAGCTAGAAAAAAACCGGTTGAAATTAAAGATATGTTTATTGATATTGGCGCTTCAAGTCGTGAAGAAGCAATGGAATTCGGGGTTCGTCCTGGAGACCAGGTTGTTCCATACTTTGAGTTTACTGTTATGAATAATGAAAAATTATTATTAGCTAAGGCTTGGGATAACCGAATTGGTTGTGCCATTGCAATTGACGTATTAAAGCAACTTAAGGGAGAAAAGCATCCGAACATTGTATACGGTGTAGGAACTGTGCAAGAAGAAGTAGGGCTACGCGGGGCAAAAACAGCTTCCCAGCTTATTCAACCTGACATCGGATTCGGTGTAGATGTTGGAATTGCGGGAGATACTCCTGGCATTACTCCGAAGGAATCGGCAAGTAAAATGGGAGATGGGCCGCAAATTGTTCTTTACGATGCATCTATGGTTTCTCATAAAGGGCTGCGTGACTTTGTGACAGATACGGCAGATGAACTGGGTATTCCTTATCAATTTGAATCACTAGCAGGTGGAGGAACGGACTCAGGAGCTATTCACATGACGGCAAATGGTGTACCTTCATTATCTATTACAATTGCAACTCGTTACATTCATTCTCATGCAGCAATGCTTCATCGTGACGACTATGAAAACACAGTTAAACTAATTGTTGAAGTAATTAAACGTTTAGATGCTGAAAAGGTGAGAGAAATCACGTTTGAATAG
- a CDS encoding dUTPase, producing the protein MNLNMLFHMQKELDQRIIREHSLHTEDLFDKKILAFLVEVGELANETRSFKYWSKKGASPREVILEEYVDGLHFILSLGIEKGLESIEIEEVKGKPLDTVSAFFHIFSHALVYKKEPIQRNYEKLLSNFLLLAEGLGYSYKEIEEAYVAKNTVNHERQNSGY; encoded by the coding sequence ATGAACTTAAATATGCTCTTTCACATGCAAAAGGAATTAGATCAAAGAATAATAAGGGAACACTCACTACATACAGAAGACCTGTTCGATAAGAAGATATTGGCATTCTTAGTAGAGGTAGGCGAACTCGCAAATGAAACAAGGAGTTTTAAATATTGGAGTAAAAAGGGAGCATCACCGAGAGAGGTTATTCTTGAGGAATACGTAGATGGTCTGCACTTTATATTGTCTCTAGGTATTGAAAAAGGGTTAGAGTCAATTGAGATTGAAGAGGTCAAAGGGAAGCCTTTAGATACAGTTTCTGCATTTTTTCACATCTTTTCACATGCATTAGTCTATAAAAAAGAACCAATTCAAAGAAACTACGAGAAGTTACTGTCCAATTTCTTATTATTAGCTGAAGGATTAGGGTATAGCTATAAAGAGATTGAAGAGGCTTATGTTGCAAAGAATACAGTCAATCATGAAAGACAAAATAGTGGATATTGA
- the pheS gene encoding phenylalanine--tRNA ligase subunit alpha, translating into MLDRLIELQEEALKQIETTSELRALNDIRVSFLGKKGPITEVLKGMGKLTAEERPKVGEVANKVREAITQAVEEKQTALEMAEVEKKLASEKIDVTLPGRPVRKGSHHPLTAIIEEIEDLFIGMGYTIAEGPEVEKDYYNFEALNLPKGHPARDMQDSFYITEETLLRTQTSPMQVRTMEMHNGKGPVKIICPGKVYRRDNDDATHSHQFTQIEGLVVDENIRMSDLKGTLTVFAQKMFGSDRKIRLRPSFFPFTEPSVEMDISCKICNGEGCNVCKGTGWIEILGAGMVHPNVLEMAGFDSKKYTGFAFGMGPERIAMLKYGIEDIRNFYINDRRFIEQFKRA; encoded by the coding sequence ATGCTAGACCGTTTAATTGAGCTTCAAGAAGAAGCACTTAAGCAAATTGAAACAACTTCAGAATTACGGGCATTAAACGATATCCGAGTTAGCTTTTTAGGAAAAAAGGGACCCATTACTGAAGTATTAAAAGGAATGGGGAAGCTCACAGCTGAAGAGCGCCCAAAGGTTGGAGAGGTTGCGAATAAAGTTCGTGAAGCAATCACTCAAGCGGTTGAAGAGAAGCAGACGGCACTTGAAATGGCTGAAGTAGAAAAGAAACTTGCCTCTGAGAAAATTGACGTTACTCTACCTGGAAGACCTGTAAGAAAGGGAAGTCATCACCCTCTTACAGCAATTATTGAGGAAATTGAAGACTTATTTATTGGAATGGGTTACACAATTGCAGAAGGTCCAGAAGTTGAAAAAGATTACTATAATTTCGAGGCGTTAAACCTTCCAAAAGGTCATCCTGCTCGAGATATGCAAGATTCTTTCTATATTACGGAAGAAACATTACTACGTACACAAACCTCTCCAATGCAAGTGAGAACAATGGAAATGCATAACGGAAAAGGACCAGTAAAAATCATTTGCCCAGGTAAAGTATATCGCCGGGATAATGATGATGCGACTCACTCACACCAATTTACACAAATTGAAGGTCTAGTGGTAGACGAGAATATTCGCATGAGTGATTTAAAAGGAACTCTAACGGTATTTGCACAAAAGATGTTCGGTTCAGATCGAAAAATTCGCCTGCGTCCTAGTTTCTTCCCATTTACTGAGCCTTCAGTTGAAATGGATATTTCTTGTAAGATTTGTAATGGTGAAGGCTGTAACGTATGTAAAGGTACAGGTTGGATTGAAATTTTAGGAGCAGGTATGGTACATCCAAATGTTCTTGAAATGGCTGGATTTGACTCCAAGAAGTATACTGGTTTCGCTTTTGGTATGGGGCCAGAAAGAATTGCTATGTTGAAGTACGGTATTGAAGATATCCGTAATTTCTATATTAATGACAGACGTTTCATTGAACAGTTCAAACGAGCGTAA
- the zapA gene encoding cell division protein ZapA, with protein sequence MSEQKKTRTTVDIYGQQYSIVGSESTSFIRLVASIVDDKMREIGEKNPSLDSSKLAVLTAVNVVHDYLKVKDELEALQTKILNEKG encoded by the coding sequence ATGTCTGAACAGAAAAAGACAAGGACAACAGTAGATATATATGGTCAACAGTATTCGATCGTCGGCAGTGAGAGTACTAGTTTTATAAGATTAGTTGCCTCGATTGTAGATGATAAGATGAGAGAAATTGGTGAAAAGAATCCATCGCTAGATAGTTCGAAACTAGCAGTGCTCACAGCTGTTAACGTTGTGCATGATTATTTAAAGGTGAAGGATGAACTTGAAGCCTTGCAGACTAAAATATTGAATGAAAAGGGTTGA